A window from Corynebacterium urealyticum DSM 7109 encodes these proteins:
- a CDS encoding ATP-dependent helicase C-terminal domain-containing protein encodes MSTNPTPKLPFSAGRTSLLSALAEFGAAVVHAPPGTGKTTLAPQFLADADLVAPDQRVIVTQPRRVAARSAAARLAELRGTELGQEVGYTVRGDSRVSKQTRIEMVTPGVLLRRMLRDPDLPGVGAIVVDEVHERHIESDLVFAIAAQLRELRDDLLILAMSATVDAQRFANLLGVPEAVVHVPAPIYPLEIHYAAAADSITHRRSDSRPGQPGSIEAFIAAGVRRALADTAEGDILAFVPTIRGTELLAQQFDSPGLAAFALHGQLSPKQQSEIVNPRGATSANPTRRVIFATDVAESSITVPGVRVVVDTCLSRVSRRDSSRGMSVLVTESAAQASCVQRAGRAGREGPGTVFRLISADEWARLPEFAAPAIQTSDLTGALLDVAAWGAPMGEGLALPDPLPQNNAAAAAATLRQLGALDADGTITELGELLVTLPLDPRHARGGLLASRRVPVELVARVLQFLDVASSQRAPAGAIRDISPKDPAVRRLVRLLQPHAPRELSDPLTGEDAIAYTIACARPDLLARRVEPGSERVLTVGGTGAVIPKSMPGVDAPHNEQWFAVADIGRSESASARKSGTGSILRSAMPISEELALAAAGGVQKERTASYSLEKKRVQARERTIVGAIELSSAPAKPSAAEAEQAVSAAIAQASPEQLEEMLQLSSNARELVKRMQYLHDAAVAGFERASGYPDLRAGLPAELLSFIAADIAAGRRPDVASLLRGLIPWDQPIDELAPESLELPSGRTRRLTYPEVLIGSSAAGAVSDAASVAPGDVVPGSSGEGQAAPAAEPHAEPVVLATKLQDAFGLTESPRIAGRRVQFHLLSPAQRPVAVTDDLGSFWAGPYQGVRKDMRGRYPKHAWPQDPAAG; translated from the coding sequence ATGTCTACCAACCCCACCCCTAAGCTGCCCTTTTCCGCTGGCCGCACGTCCCTGCTCAGCGCGCTCGCGGAGTTCGGCGCGGCTGTGGTGCACGCCCCGCCGGGCACGGGCAAGACCACCCTGGCCCCGCAGTTCCTCGCCGATGCTGATCTGGTTGCCCCTGATCAGCGCGTGATCGTGACCCAGCCCCGGCGCGTGGCTGCCCGCTCCGCCGCTGCCCGTCTCGCCGAGCTGCGAGGCACCGAACTGGGCCAAGAAGTCGGCTATACCGTCCGCGGGGACTCCCGCGTATCCAAGCAGACCCGGATCGAGATGGTGACCCCCGGCGTGCTGCTCCGGCGCATGCTGCGGGACCCCGACCTGCCTGGGGTGGGCGCGATCGTCGTGGATGAGGTGCATGAGCGCCACATCGAATCCGACCTGGTCTTCGCCATCGCCGCCCAGCTGCGGGAGTTGCGCGATGACCTGCTGATCCTGGCGATGTCCGCGACGGTGGACGCCCAGCGTTTCGCGAATCTGCTCGGGGTACCGGAGGCGGTGGTGCACGTTCCAGCCCCGATCTACCCATTGGAGATCCACTACGCCGCTGCCGCGGATTCCATCACCCACCGCCGCAGCGATAGCAGGCCTGGCCAGCCCGGTTCCATCGAAGCCTTCATCGCCGCCGGGGTGCGCCGCGCGCTCGCCGATACCGCCGAGGGCGACATCCTGGCCTTCGTCCCGACCATCCGCGGCACCGAGCTGCTCGCCCAGCAATTCGACTCACCCGGGCTTGCCGCCTTCGCGCTGCACGGCCAGCTCAGCCCGAAGCAGCAGTCCGAGATCGTCAACCCGCGCGGGGCCACCAGCGCCAACCCCACCCGCCGGGTCATTTTCGCCACGGACGTCGCCGAATCCTCGATCACGGTGCCGGGCGTGCGCGTCGTCGTGGATACCTGCCTTTCCCGCGTTTCCCGGCGCGATTCCTCCCGCGGCATGTCCGTCCTGGTCACGGAGTCCGCCGCCCAGGCCAGCTGCGTGCAGCGGGCGGGTCGTGCGGGCCGCGAGGGCCCGGGCACGGTGTTCCGCCTAATCAGCGCGGATGAGTGGGCCCGACTGCCGGAGTTTGCCGCCCCTGCGATCCAGACCAGCGACCTCACCGGCGCGCTGCTGGACGTCGCCGCCTGGGGCGCACCCATGGGTGAGGGCCTGGCCCTGCCGGACCCCTTGCCCCAGAACAACGCCGCTGCCGCCGCTGCCACGCTCCGCCAGTTGGGGGCGCTCGACGCCGACGGAACCATCACCGAACTCGGGGAACTGCTGGTCACGCTCCCCCTCGATCCGCGCCACGCCCGCGGCGGCCTACTCGCCAGCCGGCGCGTCCCGGTGGAACTCGTGGCCCGTGTGCTGCAGTTTTTGGACGTCGCCAGTTCCCAGCGTGCCCCAGCCGGCGCGATCCGGGATATCTCGCCGAAGGACCCGGCGGTACGCAGGCTCGTCCGCTTGTTGCAGCCGCACGCCCCACGTGAGCTCAGCGACCCGCTGACCGGGGAGGACGCCATCGCCTACACGATCGCGTGCGCGCGGCCCGATTTGCTGGCCCGGCGCGTTGAGCCTGGGTCGGAACGGGTGCTGACCGTGGGCGGCACCGGGGCAGTGATCCCAAAGAGCATGCCCGGGGTGGATGCGCCGCACAATGAGCAGTGGTTCGCGGTGGCGGATATCGGGCGCAGCGAATCGGCGTCCGCGCGGAAGTCCGGGACGGGTTCGATCCTGCGCTCGGCCATGCCGATCTCCGAGGAGCTGGCCCTGGCTGCAGCCGGTGGCGTCCAAAAGGAAAGGACCGCGAGCTACAGCCTGGAGAAGAAGCGGGTGCAGGCACGGGAGCGGACAATCGTGGGGGCGATCGAGTTGAGCAGCGCCCCGGCCAAGCCCAGCGCGGCGGAGGCGGAACAGGCGGTCTCCGCTGCGATTGCGCAGGCGTCCCCGGAGCAGTTGGAGGAAATGCTGCAGCTCAGCAGCAACGCCCGCGAGCTGGTGAAACGCATGCAGTACTTGCACGACGCCGCAGTAGCCGGGTTCGAACGTGCGTCGGGCTACCCGGATCTGCGGGCGGGGCTGCCGGCGGAGCTGCTGAGCTTTATCGCGGCGGATATTGCTGCCGGTCGGCGGCCGGATGTGGCGAGCCTGCTGCGCGGGCTGATCCCGTGGGATCAGCCGATCGACGAGCTTGCGCCGGAGTCCCTGGAGCTGCCGAGCGGGCGGACGAGGCGACTGACCTACCCGGAGGTGCTGATCGGAAGCTCCGCGGCTGGCGCTGTGAGTGATGCTGCCAGCGTTGCCCCAGGCGACGTCGTCCCGGGGAGCTCCGGCGAGGGGCAGGCAGCGCCAGCCGCGGAACCCCACGCCGAGCCCGTGGTGTTGGCGACGAAGCTGCAGGACGCGTTCGGCCTCACGGAGTCCCCGCGCATTGCGGGCCGGCGGGTGCAGTTCCACCTGCTCTCCCCGGCGCAACGGCCGGTGGCGGTGACCGATGACCTGGGGAGTTTCTGGGCCGGGCCTTATCAGGGGGTGCGCAAAGATATGCGGGGCCGCTACCCGAAGCACGCCTGGCCCCAGGACCCGGCGGCGGGTTAG
- a CDS encoding PspC domain-containing protein — MRNFTNSNQSGGEHPAAGSQQPTSVSFSQTVSEMWRTRPYRLPKKDGSRAWISGVCEGIAVRYQVDPLLIRILFVALALAGGFGVALYAAAVLALPRRGVEQPAVERLLNWKIPEDSAPGGKERQATLKAERRTAVCATIVLALCFMVSATILQVGSLLLLLVCAAGVWFLHKRMPIPPQVMENFKYPAGFEATVAGAPGGPASTDVAGPVTPPSWNSLGPTAFAWAEHEGAEDPAGDTAHQASEPSDGDQPRA; from the coding sequence ATGAGGAATTTCACCAACAGCAACCAATCCGGCGGTGAGCATCCAGCTGCCGGTTCCCAACAACCCACGTCGGTGTCCTTCTCTCAAACGGTCAGCGAGATGTGGCGCACCCGCCCGTACCGTCTGCCGAAGAAGGACGGCTCCCGCGCCTGGATCAGCGGTGTCTGCGAAGGCATCGCGGTCCGCTACCAAGTTGACCCGCTGCTCATCCGAATCCTGTTCGTGGCTCTTGCTCTCGCGGGCGGCTTCGGTGTTGCCCTCTATGCGGCCGCTGTGCTTGCACTGCCCCGTCGCGGTGTGGAGCAGCCGGCTGTAGAACGCCTCCTGAACTGGAAGATTCCCGAGGACTCTGCCCCGGGCGGCAAGGAACGGCAGGCCACGTTGAAGGCCGAGCGCCGCACCGCAGTATGCGCCACCATCGTGCTCGCCCTGTGTTTCATGGTGAGCGCCACGATCCTGCAGGTGGGTAGCTTGTTGCTGCTCCTGGTCTGTGCCGCGGGGGTCTGGTTCCTCCACAAGAGGATGCCAATCCCGCCGCAGGTGATGGAAAATTTTAAATACCCCGCCGGTTTTGAGGCAACTGTTGCCGGTGCGCCCGGCGGGCCGGCGTCCACCGACGTCGCTGGTCCGGTGACGCCACCGAGCTGGAACTCCCTGGGCCCCACGGCCTTCGCCTGGGCTGAACATGAGGGTGCGGAGGACCCGGCGGGTGATACCGCGCATCAGGCTTCTGAACCGAGCGACGGGGATCAGCCCCGGGCCTAG
- a CDS encoding gamma carbonic anhydrase family protein, whose product MSTAPLILPFQGVRPRIHESAYIAPGATIIGDVEIGADSSVFYGCVLRGDVGPIRIGERTNIQDNSVLHANHDSPCVLGSDVTVGHKALVHGCEIGDGVLVGMSATILSGARVGSGSLIAAGGVVLENQEIPAASLAAGVPAKVRREMSEQAQQGLVEHAGRYVEIAKGQPDPSEAIELAEVRFR is encoded by the coding sequence ATGAGCACCGCACCACTGATCCTTCCCTTCCAGGGCGTTCGCCCACGCATCCACGAATCCGCCTATATCGCCCCCGGCGCGACCATCATCGGGGACGTCGAGATCGGCGCCGATTCCTCCGTCTTCTACGGCTGCGTCCTGCGCGGAGACGTCGGACCGATCCGCATCGGGGAAAGGACAAATATCCAGGACAACTCCGTCCTGCACGCGAACCACGACTCCCCCTGCGTCCTCGGTTCGGACGTCACCGTCGGGCACAAGGCCCTCGTCCACGGCTGCGAGATCGGGGACGGCGTTCTGGTCGGCATGTCAGCGACGATCCTCTCCGGTGCCCGTGTTGGTTCCGGAAGCCTCATCGCGGCTGGTGGCGTCGTCCTAGAAAACCAGGAGATCCCGGCGGCGTCGCTGGCGGCGGGGGTACCGGCGAAGGTGCGTCGTGAGATGAGCGAGCAGGCACAGCAGGGACTGGTCGAGCACGCGGGCCGCTACGTCGAGATCGCGAAGGGGCAGCCGGATCCGTCGGAGGCGATCGAGCTCGCCGAGGTGCGTTTCCGCTAG
- a CDS encoding NADPH-dependent 2,4-dienoyl-CoA reductase codes for MTSPAFTNASSSSADSGAAGESQYPTMLSPLEVGGKTFRNRVIMGSMHTGLEDKLEDAPKLAEFFRERAEGGVAAIVTGGYPPVLEGNLTPFGQPFNSQEIADAHRQVTEATHAGGALAILQLLHAGRYGYHPMAVSASATQSPITPFPARELSDEEVRATIKAYGEAAKYAKDAGYDGVQIMGSEGYLINQFLAERTNQRTDDWGGSAEKRMRFPIEIVKAVRAAVPEDFLIDYRISVLDLVEGGQTQEEIHELARQLQDAGVDMFSSGIGWHEAQVPTIVTSVPRGAFAWATAELRKVVDVPVVIANRINTPQVAEQLLDGSFNPEGGEARTGGEPFGEFVSLARPMLADAGFVNRAAAGEAELINHCIACNQACLDHTFTNERATCLVNPRAGYETELKLLPTRTAKWVGVIGAGVAGLFGAEALAERGHRVEIFEASDKVGGQFQLAMRIPGKEEFVEALKNVQARLAKREVPIHLGSPRTPEELLEAGFDEVVVASGVTPRIPEFPGLAEALRGEVDGVSAMTYAELLSREKEAGKNVAVIGAGGIGYDVTEFLVEDRGGQPQSIREWNEHWGVTTDPEVRANLTRPNPPQPLRKVTMLQRKITRMGRGLGKTTGWVHRAAVAMAGVEQIVGVTYEKLDSEGLHITVPAQDIKELQKALAKAKKAKDTEELARLETAIREERKELVIPVDTVVLCTGQESVRPDKADGTSDDAEQKVHIVGGADVAAELDAKRAIRQAVELAARL; via the coding sequence ATGACAAGCCCCGCATTCACTAACGCTTCCAGCTCTTCCGCCGATTCTGGTGCGGCGGGAGAGTCCCAGTACCCGACGATGCTTTCGCCCCTCGAGGTTGGCGGCAAGACTTTCCGCAACCGCGTGATCATGGGTTCGATGCACACCGGACTGGAGGACAAGCTCGAGGACGCCCCGAAGCTCGCCGAGTTCTTCCGCGAGCGCGCAGAGGGCGGTGTCGCAGCCATCGTGACTGGTGGCTACCCTCCCGTGCTGGAGGGCAATCTGACGCCTTTTGGCCAGCCCTTTAATTCCCAGGAGATCGCTGACGCCCACCGCCAGGTCACCGAGGCCACCCACGCTGGTGGCGCGCTGGCCATCCTGCAGCTGCTGCATGCCGGCCGTTACGGCTACCACCCGATGGCGGTGTCCGCCTCCGCAACCCAGTCCCCGATCACCCCGTTCCCGGCGCGTGAGCTCTCCGACGAGGAGGTCCGCGCGACGATCAAGGCCTATGGCGAGGCGGCGAAGTATGCCAAGGACGCCGGCTACGACGGCGTTCAGATCATGGGTTCCGAGGGCTACCTGATCAACCAGTTCCTCGCGGAGCGCACGAACCAGCGCACCGATGACTGGGGTGGTTCTGCGGAGAAGCGGATGCGCTTCCCCATCGAGATCGTCAAGGCGGTTCGTGCCGCGGTCCCTGAGGACTTCCTCATCGACTACCGCATCTCCGTGCTGGATCTGGTCGAAGGTGGCCAGACTCAGGAGGAGATCCACGAGTTAGCCCGCCAGCTGCAGGACGCCGGGGTGGACATGTTCAGCTCGGGTATCGGCTGGCACGAGGCGCAGGTTCCGACGATCGTCACTTCCGTGCCGCGTGGCGCCTTCGCCTGGGCGACCGCCGAGCTGCGCAAGGTCGTGGATGTGCCGGTGGTCATCGCTAACCGCATCAACACCCCGCAGGTCGCCGAGCAGCTGTTGGACGGCTCCTTCAACCCGGAGGGTGGCGAGGCCCGCACCGGTGGCGAACCCTTCGGCGAGTTCGTCTCCCTGGCCCGCCCGATGCTGGCGGATGCTGGATTCGTCAACCGGGCTGCGGCAGGCGAGGCAGAGCTGATCAACCACTGCATCGCTTGTAACCAGGCCTGCCTGGACCACACCTTCACCAATGAGCGGGCAACCTGCCTGGTCAACCCACGCGCGGGTTACGAGACGGAGCTGAAGCTGCTGCCAACCCGGACCGCGAAGTGGGTGGGCGTGATCGGCGCTGGTGTTGCTGGTCTGTTCGGTGCCGAGGCCCTGGCGGAACGTGGCCACCGCGTGGAGATCTTCGAGGCCAGCGATAAGGTCGGCGGCCAGTTCCAGCTGGCCATGCGAATCCCTGGCAAGGAGGAGTTCGTCGAGGCGCTGAAGAACGTGCAGGCCCGCCTGGCTAAGCGCGAGGTACCGATCCACCTGGGCTCCCCGCGCACCCCAGAGGAGCTGCTGGAGGCCGGCTTCGACGAGGTCGTGGTGGCCAGCGGCGTGACCCCGCGCATCCCGGAGTTCCCGGGCCTGGCGGAGGCACTACGCGGCGAGGTCGATGGCGTGAGCGCCATGACCTACGCGGAGCTGCTCAGCCGTGAGAAGGAGGCCGGCAAGAACGTCGCCGTCATCGGCGCGGGCGGCATCGGCTACGACGTCACTGAGTTCCTGGTGGAGGACCGGGGCGGCCAGCCACAGTCCATCCGCGAGTGGAACGAGCACTGGGGCGTAACCACCGACCCGGAGGTACGTGCGAACCTGACCCGACCGAACCCGCCGCAGCCGCTGCGCAAGGTCACCATGCTGCAGCGCAAGATCACCCGCATGGGCCGTGGGCTGGGCAAGACCACCGGCTGGGTGCACCGCGCGGCAGTGGCGATGGCCGGGGTGGAGCAGATCGTGGGCGTGACCTACGAGAAGCTGGACTCCGAGGGCCTGCACATCACGGTGCCAGCCCAGGACATCAAGGAGCTGCAGAAGGCTCTGGCCAAGGCGAAGAAGGCCAAGGATACCGAGGAGCTCGCCCGCCTGGAGACCGCCATCCGCGAGGAGCGCAAGGAGCTGGTCATCCCGGTCGACACCGTTGTGCTGTGCACCGGCCAGGAGTCCGTCCGCCCAGACAAGGCCGACGGCACCAGCGACGACGCGGAGCAGAAGGTCCACATCGTTGGTGGCGCGGATGTCGCCGCGGAGCTGGACGCCAAGCGTGCGATCCGGCAGGCAGTGGAGCTCGCCGCCCGCCTCTAG
- a CDS encoding ATP-binding protein yields the protein MTDTPNQPRSELPHPYPTYRRNSADRVLAGVCSGLAEHLGLSTLLIRLIAVVLCVIPPVALGLYCGTWALTDATRGTKAVRARSHRWLLLLAAAVLVTASVSFDADGGITLPALVAILGAVLVWRTYRPEADGDTANAPGDTPKMAGPSWVQWVSLIGGTLLTLGGVVLLVWQLLAENNSTTPQVLLWAVVAALALVVGFGVLLVPLWLRLWRMASENMQQKAAEAERQRISSRIHDSVLQTLALIQKNSSEPHTVAAARSQERQLRQWLFGEGESVETTTVMGALRVACGEVEDAYGVQIRPVLVGEDIPSTPESIDLVLAAREAMVNAAKHSGCSEISVYAELGTTRIEIFVRDRGPGFDLDQVPTDRHGVRGSIIERMAKAGGSVEFDTTGGTEVILTLPLDPNNHPSHSGSEADPSGHTGSIGHAGPANNSDQEETPK from the coding sequence ATGACCGATACGCCCAACCAGCCACGCAGTGAGCTGCCGCACCCCTACCCCACGTACCGCCGTAATTCGGCGGACCGGGTCCTCGCTGGCGTGTGCTCGGGGTTGGCGGAGCACCTGGGGTTATCCACCCTGCTTATTCGGCTCATCGCGGTTGTGCTCTGTGTGATTCCCCCGGTAGCCCTGGGGTTGTACTGCGGAACCTGGGCGCTCACCGACGCCACACGGGGGACCAAGGCTGTGCGCGCTCGTTCCCACCGCTGGCTACTGCTCCTGGCTGCGGCGGTCCTGGTTACCGCCAGTGTTTCCTTCGACGCAGATGGCGGAATCACGCTCCCAGCCCTGGTCGCGATCCTTGGTGCGGTGTTGGTGTGGCGGACGTACCGCCCCGAGGCTGACGGGGACACGGCAAACGCACCAGGTGACACCCCTAAAATGGCCGGCCCTTCATGGGTGCAGTGGGTATCTCTGATCGGTGGCACGCTGCTGACGCTCGGCGGAGTCGTGCTGCTGGTGTGGCAGCTTCTCGCCGAGAATAATTCGACTACGCCTCAGGTCCTCCTGTGGGCTGTGGTCGCCGCCTTGGCGCTAGTCGTGGGCTTCGGTGTGCTGCTGGTCCCGCTCTGGCTGCGCCTCTGGCGCATGGCATCTGAGAATATGCAGCAAAAAGCCGCCGAAGCCGAACGGCAGCGCATCAGCTCCCGGATTCACGACAGTGTGCTCCAAACCTTGGCGTTGATTCAGAAAAACTCCTCCGAACCCCACACCGTGGCAGCAGCTCGCAGCCAGGAGCGCCAGCTGCGCCAGTGGCTGTTCGGCGAGGGCGAATCCGTGGAAACCACCACCGTCATGGGCGCGCTGCGCGTGGCCTGCGGCGAGGTGGAGGACGCCTACGGAGTGCAGATCCGCCCCGTCCTCGTGGGCGAGGACATCCCCAGCACCCCGGAATCCATCGACCTGGTGCTCGCCGCCCGCGAGGCGATGGTCAACGCCGCGAAACACTCCGGATGCTCCGAGATCAGCGTCTATGCGGAGCTCGGCACCACCCGCATCGAGATCTTCGTGCGCGACCGGGGACCCGGCTTCGACCTCGATCAGGTTCCAACCGACCGCCATGGTGTGCGGGGCTCCATCATCGAGAGGATGGCTAAGGCTGGCGGTAGCGTGGAATTCGACACCACCGGCGGCACGGAAGTTATCCTCACGCTGCCACTGGACCCGAACAATCACCCGAGCCACAGTGGCAGCGAAGCCGATCCCAGCGGACACACCGGCTCTATTGGCCACGCCGGACCCGCCAACAACAGCGATCAGGAGGAAACCCCCAAGTAA
- a CDS encoding LuxR C-terminal-related transcriptional regulator produces the protein MTDIRVFLVDDHSMFRAGVRTELTGATTAAGETITIVGEAETVPQAITKIHETSPAVVLLDVHMPDGGGLEVLLNTLDTDARFLVLSVSDSPEDVITLIRAGARGYVTKNTSGPELVSFISRVHSGDAVFSPRLAGYVLDAFSSVAPSPEVQAPSQDLGRQRGGVLKDGAESTESAGSAGGNQPNLDELTPREHEVLRLLARGYTYKEMAERLFISVKTVETHVSNILRKTQQTNRRSLSRWMERRNS, from the coding sequence ATGACCGACATCCGCGTCTTTTTGGTGGACGACCACTCCATGTTCCGTGCGGGTGTACGCACCGAACTCACGGGCGCCACCACCGCTGCCGGGGAGACCATCACCATCGTCGGCGAGGCCGAGACCGTCCCCCAGGCCATAACCAAAATCCACGAAACCAGTCCCGCCGTGGTGCTTCTGGACGTCCACATGCCCGACGGCGGCGGGCTCGAAGTCCTGCTGAACACCCTGGACACCGACGCCCGCTTCCTCGTGTTGAGTGTGTCAGACTCCCCCGAGGACGTCATCACGCTCATCCGCGCCGGCGCCCGTGGCTACGTCACGAAAAACACCTCCGGGCCCGAGCTCGTCAGCTTCATCTCGCGGGTCCACTCCGGTGACGCGGTCTTCTCGCCGCGGTTGGCCGGCTACGTGCTCGACGCGTTCTCCTCCGTCGCCCCCTCCCCCGAGGTTCAGGCGCCCTCCCAAGATTTGGGACGCCAGCGCGGCGGCGTCCTGAAAGATGGGGCCGAAAGTACCGAGTCGGCCGGATCGGCGGGCGGGAACCAGCCGAATCTCGACGAGCTGACGCCCCGGGAGCACGAGGTGCTACGGCTGTTGGCGCGTGGCTATACGTATAAGGAGATGGCCGAGCGGCTGTTCATTTCCGTAAAGACCGTGGAGACCCACGTGTCGAACATTCTGCGCAAGACCCAGCAGACGAACCGACGGTCGCTCTCCCGCTGGATGGAACGCAGAAACAGCTGA
- a CDS encoding RNA-binding S4 domain-containing protein: MQQELPVVPIRDAEIRLGQFLKLANLVETGGMAKDVLAEGAVSVNGAAETRRGKALRDGDQVTITDPETGATVGAEVGANGRGAADSENLAEEDDLGEFFDEATADDDFDPEKWRNL, from the coding sequence ATGCAGCAAGAATTACCTGTCGTGCCCATCCGTGACGCCGAGATCCGGCTGGGGCAGTTCCTGAAACTCGCCAACCTCGTGGAGACCGGAGGGATGGCAAAGGACGTCCTCGCCGAAGGGGCAGTGTCGGTTAACGGCGCAGCTGAAACCCGCCGCGGCAAGGCCCTGCGAGACGGCGACCAGGTGACAATCACCGACCCCGAGACCGGCGCCACCGTCGGCGCAGAGGTCGGAGCGAATGGCCGCGGTGCTGCCGATAGCGAAAACCTGGCTGAAGAGGACGACCTTGGGGAGTTCTTCGATGAAGCCACCGCTGATGACGACTTCGACCCCGAAAAGTGGAGGAATCTCTAA
- a CDS encoding DUF488 domain-containing protein, with protein MELARVYDVVNNGGSKGSDQGKGSGGEAGAWFLVDRLWPRGVSKEKLPLTGWPKELTPSSELRKEFHSGELSFENFANRYRTELDDALDDGDLEGALRELEEAGAKPPRSDAKTEQTAKDGVLLLYGAKDTEQNHAIVLLEWLNATLRERRDQ; from the coding sequence ATGGAACTGGCACGGGTGTATGACGTCGTGAACAACGGTGGCTCGAAGGGGAGTGACCAGGGAAAGGGCAGTGGCGGCGAGGCGGGCGCCTGGTTCCTGGTCGACCGCCTGTGGCCACGGGGAGTGTCCAAGGAGAAGCTGCCGCTGACGGGCTGGCCCAAAGAGCTGACGCCCTCCTCTGAGCTGCGCAAGGAGTTCCACTCGGGCGAGCTGAGCTTTGAGAACTTTGCCAACCGTTACCGCACGGAGCTGGATGACGCTCTCGATGACGGGGACCTTGAGGGCGCGCTGCGGGAACTCGAGGAGGCCGGCGCCAAGCCACCCCGTTCGGATGCGAAAACCGAACAGACCGCGAAAGACGGGGTGCTGCTGCTCTATGGCGCGAAAGACACCGAACAGAACCACGCGATCGTACTACTGGAGTGGCTCAACGCCACGCTCCGAGAGCGGCGCGACCAGTAG
- a CDS encoding DNA-3-methyladenine glycosylase I, translating to MDKHTSDNHRQPGATARGNIIGADGVVRPPWATRSELERQYFDEEWGRPIITESGLLERICLEGFQSGLSWATILRKRRAFRDHFFLFDATRITQMSAEQREAALADPALIRNPRKHAAIYRNAEATVALREDPELQELPEGHPAREILGGAARRLPAGLPVLIWSYAPAEHQPPAHIAEMPSESEESVAMAAELKRRGFTFVGPTTCYALMQAIGMVDDRVPEPDAE from the coding sequence ATGGATAAGCACACATCTGACAACCATCGCCAGCCGGGCGCGACCGCGCGCGGCAACATCATCGGCGCCGACGGCGTGGTTCGCCCGCCCTGGGCCACGCGCTCCGAGCTGGAGCGGCAGTACTTCGACGAGGAATGGGGCCGACCCATCATCACGGAATCCGGCCTGCTCGAGCGGATCTGCCTCGAGGGCTTCCAGTCGGGGCTGTCGTGGGCGACGATTCTGCGCAAGCGTCGCGCTTTCAGGGATCACTTCTTCCTTTTCGACGCCACCCGCATCACGCAGATGAGCGCAGAGCAGCGCGAGGCGGCGCTCGCCGACCCTGCGCTGATCCGCAACCCGCGAAAGCACGCCGCGATCTACCGAAATGCCGAGGCCACGGTGGCCCTCCGGGAGGACCCGGAGCTGCAGGAGCTGCCGGAAGGGCACCCTGCGCGGGAGATCCTGGGCGGGGCGGCGCGTCGCCTGCCCGCGGGCCTGCCGGTGCTGATCTGGTCCTACGCCCCGGCCGAGCACCAGCCCCCAGCGCACATCGCAGAGATGCCCTCGGAGTCAGAGGAGTCGGTGGCGATGGCCGCAGAACTCAAACGCCGCGGCTTCACTTTTGTGGGCCCGACCACCTGCTATGCGCTGATGCAGGCCATCGGGATGGTCGACGACCGGGTGCCGGAGCCAGACGCCGAGTAG
- a CDS encoding GlsB/YeaQ/YmgE family stress response membrane protein yields MDTLILAAQATPALGFIGWIIIGGLAGWIGSKIMGTDAQMGVIANIVVGIVGGFIGGWVLTLFNVNSGGMFWSFLTCLLGAVILLWILKMVLPKR; encoded by the coding sequence ATGGATACATTGATTCTCGCAGCACAAGCAACCCCGGCCCTCGGATTCATCGGCTGGATCATTATCGGCGGCCTGGCAGGTTGGATCGGTTCGAAGATTATGGGCACCGACGCGCAGATGGGCGTTATCGCCAACATCGTCGTCGGTATCGTCGGTGGCTTCATCGGCGGTTGGGTCCTCACCCTGTTCAACGTCAACTCCGGCGGCATGTTCTGGAGCTTCCTGACCTGCCTGCTCGGCGCGGTGATCCTCCTGTGGATCCTCAAGATGGTTCTGCCGAAGCGTTAA